A window of Pseudochaenichthys georgianus chromosome 11, fPseGeo1.2, whole genome shotgun sequence genomic DNA:
AGCCAAACCAAATCCCTGCACGGACCAAAACTTCCTCCAGTGTTCGCGCTAAGCTAGTGTCTAAAACGGATAAACCTTCCCGTCCCTCAGCTCCTAAAAACCCCAGCCAGACTGAGGTTGTTAACCCATACAAACTGTTTTCAGGGAATGCAGGAAATGCCCGAGGAAGCTACAAGGCTACTTCCATGGCCTCAAGTTCCAGTACCTCTGGTAAGAAGTTAGCCCCGACCAAGACCCACATCATCCCTGATAAATTTGGTGGGTATGCTATCAGACGGCTGAAGGCTCCTGGGCAGGAGAAAGTGAGTGTCAGGAAGCCCCAGCAGGCCTACCAGACTCCCATCAAGACCTACGTGACCCCTCAGCGGCAAGCAACAAACCAGGCCTACGAGGCTCCCAACAAGGCCTACAATGCTCCCCAGCAGCAGACTCCCAACAAGGCCTACGAGACTCCCAACAAGGCCTACGAGACTCCCAGCAGGGCCTACGAGACTCCCAACAGGGCCCACAAGACTCCCAACAGGGCCTACGAGACTCCCAACAGGGCCTACGAGACTCCCAACATGACTCCCAACAGGGCCTACGAGACTCCCAACAGGGCCTACGAGACTCCCAACAGGACTCCCAACAGGCCCTACGAGACTCCCAACGTGGCTCCCAACAGGGCCTACGAGACTCCCAACAGGGCCTACGAGACTCCCAACAGGGCCTACGAGACTCCCAACAGGGCCTACGAGACTCCCAACATGACTCCCAACAGGGCCTACGAGACTCCCAACAGGGCCTACGAGACTCCCAACAGGACTCCCAACAGGCCCTATGAGACGCCCAAGAAGGCCTACGTAGCCCCTCAGCGGCAAGCAACGAACCAGCCCTACGAGGCTCCCAACAGGGCCTACGTGGCCCCTCAGAGGCAGGCTGAACCCCAGGCCTACATCTTTCCTCAGGTTGCTCCTCCCAAACCTCAAGTCCAGAGTGCTCACATAAATGCCAAATGGTTTCGTGTCGGTCCAAAGTGGGGACAATAGCAGGTGAGTACTGTGCTCGCTTTCTTGCTGTGCTATACATTAACTTAAACCTGTTGACTAATGTGTGTTTGTTCTTACAGGTGCAGCTGGTGTCCTCGGATGAATATTtcgtttttaaaataaatacttgAATGTACCACCTGGTTGTGTCTTTACTTCACCTTGTATTGTGGGATGGTGAATGCCTAAGCATGAGTGCTTGTGGATGTAAGTTTGATGCCCTCTAGTGTCTAAAAGGTGTGCATTTGCAAAAATGTTttctttacaaaacaaattTGGAAAATGTATCTTAATACTTTACAGCGCTGACAAAAGATTGTGTAAATTCCCTTAGCAAAATCGAAGGTCTCAATAGTTCTAGTTTAAACTATTGCGAATGTACAAAAGTGTGAGATATCTGCTTATGTGGCACACTGGTTCTTAAAACAATGCAGTGTTTGCTTTTGAGttggactttttactttgaccttTACCAGTGGCACTCTTTATAATGTGACTCTTAGGTTTTAGCTCAAGTGGTAACATATCTTATCACTTTAAGGGGCTCCCACTAAATGTACAAGTCAATTGATGGACATTGAGCACTAAACTTAAAACATGTGATTCCTTATCCCAATGTCTGCACTTGAAACTTTGAAAGTTCCTCAACTTGAATGCAAAGTGTACATGCTAGTGTAGACTGTGGCCATATTGCATTACATGTTTATAATATATTGCCTTAGAACATGGTAGTCTGATGAAACTTTTAATGTAAAGATATAAAAACCTTGCTTCTTTCAACATTAAACTTTGTAAACCAGGCTCTCTCAGGGGCGTttcctggacctggaaacatttgGGGCTTGGCCCACAGTGGCGGagccagagattttcttttggggctgctgtggggtagcttgacgtttcatggagggagctcaaacatttaggttttcccattaaggtaccgggcgctacagtggaatgttctactgcaacactctccacacacagtacacccatgactgttacaatgaaggctcgataatcagctcaggCCATataggggtaaagtgctatcttttagtatttcataactgtttttaatttattctctttgttttataactataatggtcatatgaaggtgtgccttgGAATAATCTTTTACATACtaattgcattcactgaacatgggaaattacaatcctgctGTCCTCTCtatagtgtcatgatgaggtgcaggtgaagcacggttaatgtattatatttccggggctacagaaaaaaAATTCTGGGCTCTATCAATATCTCTGTCCCTGATATGTAAATTGCAAATCCAAAGTGCCTCATTTTCATATGTAAAATTCAACCtggtctcaccagaatgcgtgactccactaGTGATGctcaaagagccggctcttttaagtgaacgacgggagctggctctcgcccgcgaacgagccgttttttgttttgttttgcggagggatctagatcggcatgaaggcacataatgtggacattatcccgcttattacacatggccacattctcaacaaagtaacgacatgactcccaatattaattgaaatgcttttatggatttagaaaatgattttattgatttaaaaaatagttttattacattacattacattgcatttagctgacgcttttatccaaagcgacttacaataagtacattcgaccaggaagacacaaccttgaagaaaacagaatcatataagtacatcaggtttcatagagccaagtatttcaagtgctactcaactggctatagataagccagtcctttattagtatataagttctctgttagcagttctttgttagtaattctatcgctcgaggtggagtcgaaagagatgagttttcagtctgcgccggaaggtgtgtaagctttctgccgtcctgatgtcaatggggagctcattccaccatatcatcactcaatgttctttgtaaat
This region includes:
- the LOC117455374 gene encoding titin-like isoform X1 — translated: MTCGVHLGIVLIVLVQAEHVRCLWASKAAQSKNNNTYVGFRQNNREAGDDYLQNRLRPALSRNLNIPSAVGSRFSWGPSTGGYTQTVSQPAKSGLAKVRLVQGSSVSKPNLNRVPKQRVYGLSTAIAGSYSLSKSSNKDEGKSSSLFGAGAPEPNQIPARTKTSSSVRAKLVSKTDKPSRPSAPKNPSQTEVVNPYKLFSGNAGNARGSYKATSMASSSSTSGKKLAPTKTHIIPDKFGGYAIRRLKAPGQEKVSVRKPQQAYQTPIKTYVTPQRQATNQAYEAPNKAYNAPQQQTPNKAYETPNKAYETPSRAYETPNRAHKTPNRAYETPNRAYETPNMTPNRAYETPNRAYETPNRTPNRPYETPNVAPNRAYETPNRAYETPNRAYETPNRAYETPNMTPNRAYETPNRAYETPNRTPNRPYETPKKAYVAPQRQATNQPYEAPNRAYVAPQRQAEPQAYIFPQVAPPKPQVQSAHINAKWFRVGPKWGQ
- the LOC117455374 gene encoding titin-like isoform X2, which encodes MTCGVHLGIVLIVLVQAEHVRCLWASKAQSKNNNTYVGFRQNNREAGDDYLQNRLRPALSRNLNIPSAVGSRFSWGPSTGGYTQTVSQPAKSGLAKVRLVQGSSVSKPNLNRVPKQRVYGLSTAIAGSYSLSKSSNKDEGKSSSLFGAGAPEPNQIPARTKTSSSVRAKLVSKTDKPSRPSAPKNPSQTEVVNPYKLFSGNAGNARGSYKATSMASSSSTSGKKLAPTKTHIIPDKFGGYAIRRLKAPGQEKVSVRKPQQAYQTPIKTYVTPQRQATNQAYEAPNKAYNAPQQQTPNKAYETPNKAYETPSRAYETPNRAHKTPNRAYETPNRAYETPNMTPNRAYETPNRAYETPNRTPNRPYETPNVAPNRAYETPNRAYETPNRAYETPNRAYETPNMTPNRAYETPNRAYETPNRTPNRPYETPKKAYVAPQRQATNQPYEAPNRAYVAPQRQAEPQAYIFPQVAPPKPQVQSAHINAKWFRVGPKWGQ